A window from Catenulispora sp. MAP5-51 encodes these proteins:
- a CDS encoding MauE/DoxX family redox-associated membrane protein, which translates to MQWHQSLALGLRAAFVVLFLVAAGSKTRSGAARRAFAGWVGDLGLVPPGGVGAVAAAAVAAEWSVALLLLTPWAPAGFALAAALLAGFAGATALVVRRGTRAPCLCFGTSPATLARHHVVRDAALAAAAVAGAALGSAALPPAAGTAVFGAAGCAVALAVVLLDEFLELFSL; encoded by the coding sequence ATGCAGTGGCACCAGTCTCTCGCGCTCGGCCTGCGGGCGGCCTTCGTCGTCCTGTTCCTGGTCGCCGCGGGCTCCAAGACCCGCTCCGGCGCGGCCCGGCGCGCCTTCGCCGGCTGGGTCGGGGACCTCGGGCTGGTCCCGCCCGGCGGCGTCGGCGCGGTCGCCGCGGCGGCCGTCGCGGCCGAGTGGTCGGTCGCCCTGCTGCTGCTCACCCCCTGGGCCCCGGCCGGGTTCGCCCTGGCCGCGGCGCTGCTCGCGGGGTTCGCCGGCGCGACCGCGCTCGTCGTCCGGCGCGGCACGAGAGCGCCGTGCCTGTGCTTCGGGACCTCGCCGGCGACGCTGGCCCGCCACCACGTCGTGCGCGACGCGGCCCTGGCCGCCGCCGCGGTGGCCGGCGCCGCTCTGGGATCGGCCGCGCTGCCGCCGGCCGCCGGGACGGCTGTGTTCGGGGCCGCCGGCTGCGCCGTGGCGCTCGCCGTCGTCCTCCTCGACGAATTCCTGGAGCTTTTCTCGCTGTGA
- a CDS encoding crotonase/enoyl-CoA hydratase family protein has product MGGTEHCTVDRDGHTLVVTMNRPEAKNALSLPMLVGMADAWVEADADDDVRSIVLTGAGGAFCAGMDLKAMNMSAGSQYAERLKADPDLHWKALLRHYSPRKPLIAAVEGYAVAGGTELIQACDIRVAAASATFGLFEVRRGLFPVAGSTVRLPRQIPYSHAMEMLLTGRPYTAAEAQAIGLVGHLVDDGKALDKALEIAALINAAAPLSVEAVKRSVKEASGMSEADGLARELEIGWPVFATEDAKEGPRAFAEKREAVWKRK; this is encoded by the coding sequence ATGGGCGGCACCGAGCACTGCACCGTCGACCGCGACGGCCACACCCTGGTCGTCACCATGAACCGGCCCGAGGCCAAGAACGCGCTGTCGCTGCCGATGCTGGTCGGGATGGCCGACGCCTGGGTGGAGGCGGACGCCGACGACGACGTCCGCTCGATCGTGCTCACCGGCGCCGGGGGAGCGTTCTGCGCGGGCATGGACCTCAAGGCCATGAACATGTCCGCCGGCTCGCAGTACGCCGAGCGCCTGAAGGCCGACCCCGACCTGCACTGGAAGGCGCTGCTGAGGCACTACAGCCCGCGCAAGCCGCTCATCGCCGCCGTCGAGGGCTACGCGGTGGCCGGCGGGACCGAGCTGATCCAGGCCTGCGACATCCGCGTCGCCGCGGCCTCGGCCACGTTCGGGCTGTTCGAGGTGCGGCGCGGCCTGTTCCCGGTCGCCGGCTCCACGGTGCGCCTGCCGCGGCAGATCCCCTACAGCCACGCCATGGAGATGCTGCTCACCGGCCGCCCTTACACCGCCGCCGAGGCGCAGGCCATCGGGCTGGTCGGGCACCTGGTCGACGATGGCAAAGCCCTGGACAAGGCCTTGGAGATCGCGGCGCTGATCAACGCCGCCGCGCCGCTGTCGGTGGAGGCGGTGAAGCGTTCGGTGAAGGAGGCCTCCGGGATGAGCGAGGCCGACGGCCTGGCCCGCGAGCTGGAGATCGGCTGGCCGGTGTTCGCCACGGAGGACGCCAAGGAGGGGCCGCGGGCGTTCGCCGAGAAGCGCGAAGCGGTGTGGAAGCGGAAATAG
- a CDS encoding helix-turn-helix transcriptional regulator, producing the protein MAEKVGLSERQLRRRFTEAVGYGPKALHSILRFQHALDLGRRVDPGLAAIAYQAGYADQAHFTREVRRLAGMTPTELLG; encoded by the coding sequence CTGGCCGAGAAGGTCGGGCTGTCCGAGCGTCAGCTGCGGCGCCGGTTCACCGAGGCGGTCGGGTACGGCCCGAAGGCTCTGCACAGCATTCTGCGTTTCCAGCACGCTCTGGACCTCGGCCGGCGTGTTGACCCGGGCCTCGCCGCGATCGCCTACCAGGCCGGGTACGCCGACCAGGCCCACTTCACGCGGGAAGTGCGGCGGCTGGCCGGGATGACGCCGACCGAACTGCTCGGGTAG
- a CDS encoding ABC transporter ATP-binding protein, which translates to MAVTALIWRSSARFALGQAVATLLLGCGPVVSAWALRGLLDSLAAGPAGAAGTAGAAEAGHRSGYLVVLVVTVAITAVAPHVNRFLDAGLRRRVSLRMHEELFAGLNRLEGLGSFESPEHLDKVRLAQQATQMAPGQLVAAGFGSVQAVVSAAGFLVALTTIAPVLALVTCAAAVPAVWAQHRLGRRRAQTQMTVSPNLRRQIFYASLLTDLNAIKEVRLFGLGDFLLGRMRRETRVVHGEEEKVDRATLATQSTLAAAAAAITGAGLFWAVGGTSGRFSAGTVMLFFTAVVAVQNGLGTVAGKVAEITEARGLLKHFEAVCDADSDLPVRADPLAVPVLSDAIEIDDVWFRYGPEQPWILKGLSLTVPRGATVALVGLNGAGKSTLIKLLCRLYDPERGAISWDGVDLRAMEPAALRSRIGTVFQDYMAYDLPASENVGMGDLPALAEAERIRSAASLAGIDATLEALPFGYDTLLSRRFFDMADKDNPRTGVTLSGGQWQRVALARGMMREGADLLILDEPSSGLDAEAEHDVHTRLRRHRAGRTTLLVSHRLGAVREADLIVVLEDGVIAEQGSHTELMAAGGRYHALFTLQSAGYQEPAGVGSPA; encoded by the coding sequence GTGGCCGTCACCGCGTTGATCTGGCGGTCCTCGGCCCGGTTCGCGCTCGGCCAGGCGGTCGCGACGCTGCTGCTGGGCTGCGGGCCGGTGGTGTCCGCGTGGGCGCTGCGCGGACTGCTGGACTCGCTGGCCGCCGGGCCTGCCGGGGCTGCTGGGACCGCCGGCGCCGCCGAGGCCGGGCACCGCTCCGGCTATCTGGTCGTGCTGGTGGTCACCGTCGCGATCACCGCGGTGGCGCCGCACGTCAACCGCTTCCTGGACGCGGGCCTGCGGCGCCGCGTGAGCCTGCGGATGCACGAGGAGCTGTTCGCCGGACTGAACCGCCTGGAGGGTCTGGGCAGCTTCGAGTCCCCCGAGCACCTGGACAAGGTGCGGCTGGCGCAGCAGGCCACGCAGATGGCGCCGGGCCAGCTGGTCGCGGCCGGCTTCGGCTCGGTCCAGGCGGTGGTCTCGGCCGCGGGCTTCCTGGTCGCGCTGACCACGATCGCGCCGGTGCTGGCCCTGGTGACGTGCGCCGCGGCGGTGCCGGCGGTGTGGGCGCAACACCGGCTGGGGCGCCGCCGGGCCCAGACGCAGATGACGGTCTCGCCCAACCTGCGCCGGCAGATCTTCTACGCGAGCCTGCTCACCGACCTCAACGCGATCAAGGAGGTCCGGCTGTTCGGCCTCGGCGACTTCCTGCTCGGGCGGATGCGCCGGGAGACCCGCGTGGTGCACGGCGAGGAGGAGAAGGTCGACCGCGCGACGCTGGCCACGCAGTCCACCCTGGCCGCGGCCGCCGCCGCGATCACCGGCGCGGGCCTGTTCTGGGCGGTCGGCGGCACCTCCGGCCGGTTCTCCGCAGGGACCGTGATGCTGTTCTTCACCGCGGTGGTGGCGGTGCAGAACGGACTGGGCACGGTCGCCGGGAAGGTCGCGGAGATCACCGAGGCGCGCGGTCTGCTGAAGCACTTCGAGGCGGTGTGCGACGCGGACTCGGATCTGCCGGTGCGGGCTGATCCGCTTGCGGTGCCGGTGCTCAGCGATGCGATCGAGATCGACGACGTGTGGTTCCGCTACGGCCCCGAGCAGCCCTGGATCCTCAAGGGCCTGTCGTTGACCGTGCCGCGCGGCGCCACGGTCGCGCTGGTCGGGCTCAACGGCGCGGGCAAGAGCACGTTGATCAAGCTGCTGTGCCGCCTCTACGACCCCGAACGCGGCGCCATCAGCTGGGACGGCGTGGACCTGCGTGCCATGGAGCCCGCCGCGCTGCGCTCCCGCATCGGCACCGTCTTCCAGGACTACATGGCCTACGACCTGCCGGCGTCGGAGAACGTCGGCATGGGGGACCTGCCCGCGCTCGCCGAAGCCGAGCGGATCCGCTCGGCGGCGAGCCTGGCCGGGATCGACGCGACGCTGGAGGCGCTGCCCTTCGGCTACGACACGCTGCTGAGCCGCCGGTTCTTCGACATGGCCGACAAGGACAACCCGCGCACCGGCGTCACGCTGTCCGGCGGCCAGTGGCAGCGCGTGGCGCTGGCCCGCGGCATGATGCGCGAGGGCGCCGACCTGCTGATCCTCGACGAACCCAGCTCCGGCCTGGACGCCGAGGCCGAGCACGACGTCCACACCCGCCTGCGCCGCCACCGCGCCGGGCGCACCACGCTGCTGGTGTCGCACCGGCTCGGTGCGGTGCGCGAGGCGGACCTGATCGTCGTGCTCGAAGACGGCGTCATCGCCGAGCAGGGCAGCCACACGGAGTTGATGGCCGCCGGCGGGCGCTACCACGCGCTGTTCACGCTGCAATCGGCCGGCTATCAGGAACCCGCCGGGGTGGGGAGTCCGGCCTGA
- a CDS encoding TlpA family protein disulfide reductase yields the protein MATETGSAPTAPPTLAIGESPAEFAATAESGRRFQRSGLSGGRNLVGFFSTTCEPCLENAPRFAEYARSFEPGRVLAVIQDGEPGAAKAFHENLLPGVEAVVEKMDGPVARAFAVEAFPTMYVLDSEGRVEHFAFTTARLPQPAAA from the coding sequence ATGGCGACGGAAACCGGGAGCGCTCCGACAGCTCCGCCGACATTGGCGATCGGCGAATCCCCTGCGGAATTCGCGGCGACCGCCGAGAGCGGACGCCGGTTCCAGCGCTCCGGGTTGTCCGGAGGTCGCAATCTCGTCGGCTTTTTCTCCACGACCTGCGAGCCCTGCCTGGAGAACGCGCCGAGATTCGCCGAATACGCGCGCTCCTTCGAGCCCGGCCGGGTTCTGGCGGTCATCCAGGACGGCGAACCCGGCGCCGCGAAGGCCTTCCACGAGAACCTTCTGCCCGGCGTCGAGGCCGTGGTGGAGAAGATGGACGGCCCGGTGGCGCGCGCCTTCGCCGTCGAGGCGTTCCCGACGATGTACGTCCTGGACTCCGAGGGCCGGGTCGAGCACTTCGCCTTCACCACGGCTCGGCTGCCCCAGCCCGCGGCGGCCTGA
- a CDS encoding M20/M25/M40 family metallo-hydrolase, whose translation MLGAAATLGGTGTAAAAASNAANDTTDAGAGHGIGTTPIGIGRQQPGRELRALLAAVDPARLKATVLKLTTFGTRHTLSSQTDPARGIGAATDWVAAQFEAIAAASGGRMTVARQSFVQPVGPRIPVPTTITNVIATLKGTAATERVYVVTGHLDSRVTDVMNFTSDAPGADDDASGVAAVLEMARLFATRGFPGTLVFATVAGEEQGLFGSAYMAQQMKAAGTDVQAMFSNDIIGASSAWDGTPPEPHTVRLFVEGVPTSETPAQAVIRQEVGGENDGPSRQLARFAQDVAANDATGMDIRVIWRRDRYLRGSDHISFLQQAYPAGRFTEPRENFNHEHQDTRVADGVQYGDLAEFCDFDYLARVTRVNAATLWSLAAGPGTPKGATVLTTPPANFSGTNSTTLTWTRGDDAGLAGYEVVLRETTAAVWTEALAVGDVTSVTLPIAKDNVQFGLRAVGPGGLRSPVAFPAVG comes from the coding sequence GTGCTCGGCGCCGCCGCGACGCTCGGCGGGACCGGCACGGCCGCCGCCGCGGCGAGCAACGCCGCGAACGACACCACCGATGCCGGCGCCGGGCACGGCATCGGCACGACCCCGATCGGCATCGGCCGCCAGCAGCCCGGCCGCGAACTGCGCGCGCTGCTGGCCGCCGTCGACCCGGCGCGGCTGAAGGCCACCGTCCTGAAGCTCACGACGTTCGGCACCCGGCACACGCTGTCCAGCCAGACCGATCCGGCGCGCGGCATCGGTGCGGCGACGGACTGGGTGGCGGCGCAGTTCGAGGCGATCGCGGCGGCCTCCGGCGGCCGGATGACCGTCGCGCGGCAGAGCTTCGTGCAGCCGGTGGGGCCGCGCATCCCGGTGCCCACGACGATCACGAACGTGATCGCGACGCTGAAGGGCACCGCGGCCACCGAGCGCGTGTACGTGGTCACCGGGCACCTGGACTCGCGTGTCACCGACGTCATGAACTTCACCAGCGACGCCCCCGGCGCCGACGACGACGCCTCGGGCGTGGCGGCGGTGCTGGAGATGGCGCGGCTGTTCGCCACCCGCGGCTTCCCCGGCACGCTGGTGTTCGCCACGGTCGCCGGCGAGGAGCAGGGGCTGTTCGGGTCGGCGTACATGGCCCAGCAGATGAAGGCCGCCGGGACCGACGTGCAGGCCATGTTCAGCAACGACATCATCGGGGCCAGCAGCGCCTGGGACGGCACACCGCCGGAGCCGCACACGGTGCGGCTGTTCGTCGAGGGCGTCCCCACCTCGGAGACCCCCGCGCAGGCCGTGATCCGCCAGGAGGTCGGCGGCGAGAACGACGGCCCCTCGCGCCAGCTGGCCCGGTTCGCGCAAGACGTGGCCGCCAACGACGCGACCGGCATGGACATCCGCGTGATCTGGCGCCGCGACCGCTACCTGCGCGGCAGCGACCACATCTCGTTCCTACAGCAGGCCTATCCGGCCGGGCGCTTCACCGAGCCGCGGGAGAACTTCAACCACGAGCACCAGGACACGCGGGTCGCCGACGGCGTGCAGTACGGCGACCTGGCAGAGTTCTGCGACTTCGACTACCTGGCCCGGGTCACCCGCGTCAACGCCGCGACGCTGTGGTCCCTGGCCGCCGGCCCCGGCACGCCGAAGGGCGCGACCGTCCTGACCACGCCGCCGGCGAACTTCAGCGGGACCAACAGCACCACGCTGACCTGGACCCGCGGCGACGACGCCGGGCTGGCCGGGTACGAGGTGGTGCTGCGGGAGACCACGGCGGCGGTGTGGACCGAGGCGCTGGCGGTCGGGGACGTGACGAGCGTGACGCTGCCGATCGCTAAGGACAACGTGCAGTTCGGGCTGCGGGCGGTCGGGCCGGGCGGGTTGCGGAGTCCGGTGGCGTTTCCGGCGGTGGGGTAG
- a CDS encoding DinB family protein produces MRGHDLLVDAFGRVHESVHAAVAGLSVDQLHRRLDDDANPVGWLVWHLTRVQDDHVADVAGLEQVWTSQGFDAKFGSPYPVAAVGYGQSSHEVGKLTVPSAEALTDYHDAVHELTVDYVKGLNDEDFDRVVDTRWDPAVTLGVRLVSVVNDTLQHVGQAAYVRGVLLREN; encoded by the coding sequence ATGAGAGGCCATGATCTCCTTGTCGACGCCTTCGGGCGGGTCCACGAGTCCGTCCACGCCGCCGTCGCCGGGCTGTCCGTGGACCAGCTGCACCGCCGCCTGGACGACGACGCCAACCCGGTCGGCTGGCTCGTCTGGCACCTGACCCGCGTGCAGGACGACCACGTCGCCGACGTCGCGGGCCTGGAGCAGGTCTGGACGTCCCAGGGCTTCGACGCCAAGTTCGGCTCGCCGTACCCGGTGGCCGCCGTCGGCTACGGGCAGTCCTCGCACGAGGTGGGCAAGCTGACCGTGCCCTCGGCCGAGGCGCTGACGGACTACCACGACGCGGTGCACGAGCTCACCGTCGACTACGTCAAGGGCCTGAACGACGAGGACTTCGACCGCGTCGTCGACACCCGGTGGGACCCGGCGGTGACGCTGGGCGTGCGGCTGGTCAGCGTCGTGAACGACACGCTCCAGCACGTCGGGCAGGCCGCCTATGTGCGCGGGGTCCTGCTGCGCGAGAACTGA
- a CDS encoding serine hydrolase domain-containing protein gives MTAFARRAAALTIACSTFAGLTAVSSTSASATAAPSFPPLNPAALQAAIQTLPSDGAAGDIVRVGEPGQLWTGSTVDAETGRQIPPNAHFHAGSIAKTFETVVILQLAGEGRIDLDQSVQHYMPGLLPDRFTPITVRQLITFTSGLPDVDEGAPPATADQVIATRYTYRTFDQIIQQTLSPVGRPGPVSHFTPGTEQEYNSLGFRIAGALIEHITGHSYKQELTERVLRPLHLTQTSVPGDDPVMPKPYLHGYMTDDEGRAVDVSEQGGDSSNLITTPADLDRFITALMQGRLLPAAQQQELFTLPTDAQGHLLPFVNGTSCPKVACFGAGLMSTTLPNGVVLWGKTGHDDGYANGMFATRDLSIRAVYSVSNLSVDFSAPSPLSQRLIGAVLTPAK, from the coding sequence ATGACAGCTTTCGCGCGCCGCGCTGCCGCCTTGACCATCGCCTGCTCCACCTTCGCCGGTCTGACCGCCGTATCGAGCACGTCCGCCTCCGCCACCGCCGCGCCATCCTTCCCGCCGCTGAACCCGGCGGCCCTCCAAGCGGCGATCCAGACCCTCCCGAGCGACGGCGCCGCCGGGGACATCGTCCGGGTCGGCGAGCCGGGCCAGCTCTGGACGGGGTCCACGGTCGACGCCGAGACCGGCCGGCAGATCCCGCCGAACGCGCACTTCCACGCCGGCAGCATCGCCAAGACCTTCGAGACCGTCGTGATCCTCCAGCTGGCCGGCGAGGGCCGCATCGACCTCGACCAGAGCGTCCAGCACTACATGCCGGGCCTGCTGCCGGACAGGTTCACGCCGATCACCGTCCGCCAACTCATCACCTTCACCAGCGGCCTGCCGGATGTGGATGAGGGTGCGCCGCCGGCCACCGCCGACCAGGTCATCGCCACCCGCTACACCTACCGGACCTTCGACCAGATCATCCAGCAGACCCTGAGCCCGGTCGGCCGCCCGGGGCCCGTGTCGCACTTCACCCCCGGTACCGAGCAGGAGTACAACTCCCTCGGCTTCCGCATCGCCGGCGCGCTGATCGAGCACATCACCGGCCACTCCTACAAGCAGGAGCTGACGGAGCGCGTCCTGCGTCCCCTGCACCTGACGCAGACCTCGGTGCCCGGGGACGACCCGGTGATGCCCAAGCCCTACCTGCACGGCTACATGACCGACGACGAGGGCCGGGCCGTGGACGTCAGCGAGCAGGGCGGCGACTCCTCCAACCTGATCACCACCCCCGCCGACCTGGACCGCTTCATCACGGCGCTGATGCAGGGCCGCCTGCTGCCCGCCGCGCAGCAGCAGGAGCTGTTCACGCTGCCGACCGACGCCCAGGGCCACCTGCTGCCGTTCGTCAACGGCACCTCCTGCCCGAAGGTGGCCTGCTTCGGCGCCGGGCTGATGTCCACGACCCTGCCGAACGGCGTGGTGCTGTGGGGCAAGACCGGGCACGACGACGGGTACGCCAACGGCATGTTCGCCACACGGGACCTGTCGATCCGCGCCGTGTACTCGGTCTCGAACCTGAGCGTGGACTTCTCGGCGCCGAGTCCGCTGAGCCAGCGGTTGATCGGTGCGGTGCTGACGCCGGCGAAGTAG
- a CDS encoding VOC family protein, which translates to MRLDHVSYAVSNSELGSTVNRLGTLLGATFRDGGVHPRFGTRNFVLPLAGGSYVEVVAPLDHPATDSAPFGKAVKARAEEGGGWLGWVVGVDDITPWEQRLGRPAAQGHRVRPDGFDLCWKQLGVLDLMADPQLPYFLAWEVAPEQRPGAGAENGIPAFERLEISGDRDQVLGWIGGSPDHDPLEEVTVDWIDAEEPGVLAVHFRCASGSVRID; encoded by the coding sequence GTGCGTCTCGATCACGTTTCCTATGCTGTGTCCAACTCCGAGCTCGGCTCCACGGTGAACCGGCTCGGTACGCTGCTCGGCGCGACCTTCCGCGACGGCGGCGTCCACCCGCGCTTCGGCACCCGCAACTTCGTGCTGCCCCTGGCCGGCGGCTCGTATGTGGAGGTCGTGGCCCCGCTGGACCACCCGGCCACCGACTCGGCCCCCTTCGGCAAGGCCGTCAAGGCCCGCGCCGAGGAGGGCGGCGGCTGGCTCGGCTGGGTCGTCGGCGTCGACGACATCACCCCGTGGGAGCAGCGCCTGGGCCGCCCCGCGGCCCAGGGCCACCGCGTCCGCCCCGACGGCTTCGACCTGTGCTGGAAGCAGCTCGGCGTCCTGGACCTGATGGCCGACCCGCAGCTCCCCTACTTCCTGGCCTGGGAAGTCGCCCCCGAGCAGCGCCCCGGCGCCGGCGCCGAGAACGGCATCCCGGCCTTCGAGCGCCTGGAGATCAGCGGCGACCGCGACCAGGTGCTGGGCTGGATCGGCGGCTCGCCGGACCACGACCCGCTGGAGGAAGTCACCGTCGACTGGATCGACGCCGAGGAGCCCGGCGTGCTGGCGGTGCACTTCCGCTGCGCGAGCGGCAGCGTGCGGATCGACTAG
- a CDS encoding S24/S26 family peptidase, whose product MAVALVTGLAAVLILAVMAAGVVLKARRHVVVTVEGTSMAPTYRPGDRLLVRRCALAGVQRGQAVVVLRPDLVTGWKVAGRAGGMPGDSPWFVKRATALPGDPTPDGAVPPDHLYLLGDNPASEDSRRWGWCPGERLVGVVVRELGR is encoded by the coding sequence ATGGCCGTGGCGCTCGTGACGGGGCTGGCCGCGGTGCTGATCCTGGCTGTGATGGCCGCCGGGGTTGTCCTCAAAGCCCGCCGCCATGTCGTGGTGACCGTCGAGGGCACCAGCATGGCGCCGACCTACCGCCCCGGCGACCGGCTGCTCGTCCGGCGCTGCGCCCTGGCCGGCGTTCAGCGCGGCCAGGCCGTCGTGGTGCTGCGCCCGGACCTGGTCACCGGCTGGAAGGTGGCCGGGCGCGCCGGCGGGATGCCGGGGGACAGCCCGTGGTTCGTCAAACGGGCCACCGCCCTGCCCGGCGATCCCACGCCCGACGGCGCCGTGCCGCCGGACCACCTGTACCTGCTCGGCGACAACCCGGCGAGCGAGGACTCCCGCCGCTGGGGCTGGTGCCCCGGCGAACGCCTCGTCGGCGTGGTGGTGCGCGAGCTCGGGCGGTAG